The Rubripirellula reticaptiva DNA window GGTCGCTGAAGAAGTCGATGAGGGCACCGAGAACGATACCGAGCTTGCTGATCAATTCGCTCCCGTCGATGACAACATGGACGACGAACATGTCGTTACACCGGAGACGATTGTCGAAGGAGCTTTATTCGTCGGCGACCCCGATGGAAAGCCGATCACGGAGCATCGCTTGGCGTCTTTGATGCGTGACGTGACACCCGAGGAAGTGATCGGGATGATCGAGCATTTGAACCAGTCCTATCGCGAAAACGATCAGGCTCTGCGAATCGTCGGTGATGAAAACGGCTATCGAATGACCGTAGCGCCCGAGGTTGAAAATGTTCGCCGATCTTTCATGGGGAAAGTGCGAGAAGCGAAACTTAGCCAAACCGCAATCGAAGTCCTAGCTCTCGTCGCATACCAGCCAGGCGTGACGTTGCAAAAGGTACAGGACCAACGCGGACGCGAATGTGGTTCGCTCTTGAATCAACTTGTCCGGCGACAGTTGCTTCGACTGGAACGCATAAAGCCAGACAATGGCGGTCGCGCAGAAGCCCACTATTATCCGACCGAACGATTCCTGTACTTGTTCGGTCTTGAGTCACTCGAAGATTTGCCACAAGTCGAAGAAGGATTGCGAGAAGGATAATGCACGAAAACGAAAGTGATTCGAGGCCGACGATTTTGGGTGTCGCCTTAGACATGGACGGTCTACTGTTTGACACTGAACGACTGTACTGGGACGTAGGCGACACGGTTCTACAGCGACGTGGGCACCGTTACAGCCACGAACTGCAACAACGTATGATGGGACGCGTTGGTGTTGCGGCGATGCAGCAAATGATCGACTTTCATGATCTGAACGATTCGCCAGAGGACCTGCTGGCCGAATCGGACTCGCTATTCGGTGACAAGTTGGCAACCGACATCACACCGATGGGTGGCTTAGCCGAGTGGATCGATTTGCTTGATGAAACCGACATGCCATTCGGATTGGCGACAAGTAGCCAACGAAAGTTCGTCGACATCATATTGGAAACGATCTCTTGGCGTCATTCAATGAAATTCATCTTGACCGGCGATGACGTTACTGAGGGAAAGCCAGATCCCGAGATGTATCTCAAGGCCTCGGTCGAACTCGGCATCGCGCCGTCGACGATGCTGGTACTGGAAGACAGCGGGAACGGTTGCGCCGCCGCTGTCGCCGCTGGTGCTTATGCGGTCGCAATCCCCAACGACCACACTCGCGGCCAATCTTTCGTTGGCGCGAAACTGATCGCGGATTCGTTGGTCGATTCGCGACTATGGGACTTAGTGCGTCGATAGCCGAGGCTCTAACGCCCGTGAAACCTTCGACTCACCGTTATCTTTGGTTTGCAGCTCGGGGATTAACCGTGCATTAAACCGGTTAGCGAACCGTCGCCGCAGTAGTCCGTATTGCCAAATGATTTTTCGGGGTACCCCATCGCTTCGGTCAAACTCATCAGCAACCGGTTGTGCGGAACATGGTCGAATTTCATAGCTCGGCCCATTTTGAACCCAAGTCCGCCGCCAACCATGACAAACGGGATGCTGTTGCGGGTATGCGAGTTGCCTTTGCCAAGTTCGTTGGTCCAGACAATGGTCGTATTGTCTAACAGATTCCCGTCACCATTGGGTTCGGGGGTCTCGGCCAAACGTTTGGCGAGGTAAGCGATCTGTTCGCAGTACCAAGTGTTGATACGAATCAGGTTTTCATAAGCCGATTCGTTGTTGTCCGGTTCGTGTGAAATCGCATGGTGTCCTTCGTCGATATCCAGCCAACGCATTCGTGCGTTGCCGACGCTATTGGTGATTTGAATTGTCGCGACGCGAGCAAAGTCGGCGGCAAAACTGTTGACCAACAAGTCGCTCTGCATCCGCGAGATCTGCGGCATGTTGTTGTTATCTTCTTCGACGTTGGGCGGCAACTTGGGAATCGCGTGTCCAAGATCTTTCTCGCCTTTCGCATCTTTCCCCTCGGCCGGTTTCGCCATTTCCGACTTCAACTCTTTTTCAACCGAGCGAACCATTTCGACGTGCTGTTTCAGCAAATGCCTATCTTCGGCACTGACCATCTTTTCGATCTGCCGAAAATCTTCACTCAAATCGTCGAGCACGCTCGCCAGCATCGCACGGTTTTGTGATTGTCCATATAGCTTGTCAAACATCTGATACGGATTGCTGATTGGCGTGACGGGTTGGTTCGGCCCCGCATACGACCAACGTGTCCACGTGTCGGCGCGATCCGGCACCATGACTCCGAACTCAAGCGATCCGAAACGGGTTTGACTTGCCGGATCAGCCTGCAGTTTGTTCTTCAAGTGTTGATCAATCGAGATCCCCATCGACCATCCGGCTGGCGTATCGGATCCACCCTGGACGTCACCCGGAAAGAGCTCGACCCCGGTCAAAAGACAACCAATGCCACGCATGTGACCGTCACCGTCACCTTTGATTTTGTTGTCGATGCCCTCCAACGTAAGCAATTGATTCTTGAAAGGATCCAGCGGCGCAAGAATGCGTTTCAGATCTTTGTGCTGGCCGGCTTCATCGGGCCAGAAATGTTGGGGGATCACACCGTTGGGACTAAAAACGAATACGACTCTCTTTTTCTTGTTCGCCGATGCAGCCCAGCCAAGGCTAGGCAAAGCGAACGCAAAGTTAGCCGCCGCAGCGCTAACACCTAGCTTGATGACAAAGTCGCGTCTTGAAAATGCAGAGGTCATTGGGTGAGATCCTTCAGTGGAAAGTAAGGCGGCGACAGGCCATAGAGCCACCTCGGTGCTGCGGTAGTTCGATTAGGCCCCGGTGACGGAGCCGTTGTTTGGTTCGGCGGCGATCACCGCGATTTCAACGATTAATTGGCGGATATTGAATCCAGTGCTTTGAAAAAACTGTGTCAATTCATCGGCCCGATCAGGACCGAACGCAGCAATCGGTTGTTTTACAAAATACTCGAACGCCGATTCCACGAACGAGCGATGGCAGTCGTGACTGCCCGCCAGAAAGTCGCCTAACTCGCGAGCTCCGTCGAA harbors:
- a CDS encoding SMC-Scp complex subunit ScpB, coding for MDNTDGDEPAEHEDEIGELSLDDLGAAYARAAAEHDPEAFAPVAEEVDEGTENDTELADQFAPVDDNMDDEHVVTPETIVEGALFVGDPDGKPITEHRLASLMRDVTPEEVIGMIEHLNQSYRENDQALRIVGDENGYRMTVAPEVENVRRSFMGKVREAKLSQTAIEVLALVAYQPGVTLQKVQDQRGRECGSLLNQLVRRQLLRLERIKPDNGGRAEAHYYPTERFLYLFGLESLEDLPQVEEGLREG
- a CDS encoding HAD family hydrolase, which gives rise to MHENESDSRPTILGVALDMDGLLFDTERLYWDVGDTVLQRRGHRYSHELQQRMMGRVGVAAMQQMIDFHDLNDSPEDLLAESDSLFGDKLATDITPMGGLAEWIDLLDETDMPFGLATSSQRKFVDIILETISWRHSMKFILTGDDVTEGKPDPEMYLKASVELGIAPSTMLVLEDSGNGCAAAVAAGAYAVAIPNDHTRGQSFVGAKLIADSLVDSRLWDLVRR
- a CDS encoding DUF1552 domain-containing protein gives rise to the protein MTSAFSRRDFVIKLGVSAAAANFAFALPSLGWAASANKKKRVVFVFSPNGVIPQHFWPDEAGQHKDLKRILAPLDPFKNQLLTLEGIDNKIKGDGDGHMRGIGCLLTGVELFPGDVQGGSDTPAGWSMGISIDQHLKNKLQADPASQTRFGSLEFGVMVPDRADTWTRWSYAGPNQPVTPISNPYQMFDKLYGQSQNRAMLASVLDDLSEDFRQIEKMVSAEDRHLLKQHVEMVRSVEKELKSEMAKPAEGKDAKGEKDLGHAIPKLPPNVEEDNNNMPQISRMQSDLLVNSFAADFARVATIQITNSVGNARMRWLDIDEGHHAISHEPDNNESAYENLIRINTWYCEQIAYLAKRLAETPEPNGDGNLLDNTTIVWTNELGKGNSHTRNSIPFVMVGGGLGFKMGRAMKFDHVPHNRLLMSLTEAMGYPEKSFGNTDYCGDGSLTGLMHG